In a single window of the Oscarella lobularis chromosome 4, ooOscLobu1.1, whole genome shotgun sequence genome:
- the LOC136186724 gene encoding spectrin alpha chain, non-erythrocytic 1-like has product MADLHVKTLETADDVERRREQVLARYAQFKEAARVRRSKLQDAKRLQQFRRDADEIEAWINEKLQTASDESYKDPTNLQGKLQKHQAFEAEIAAHSNSIVSLNETGTEMIGAGHFASASIQERLDALAQWWESLLTRSKEKGTKLVWAQKRVEFIREVEELMSWISDKEAVASSEEFGKDLEDVEVLQKKFDDFQKDLAANEARVSHVNSVAEKLIGEGHPEVELIQTRTQGLNEAWERLKKLAAERQEKLAGSHEVQKFNRDADETKAWISEKDLALSTDDYGRDLASVQALQRKHEGLERDLAALEDKVGQLGEVAVQLQNRHAESADQIAAKQAEIVGNWEALRHKAENRKTKLDDSFKLQRFTADHRDLISWVNDMRAQLSADELASDVSGAEALLERHQEHKGEIDAREDIFKTTTQFGQGLVAANHYAAEEIKEKLSQLSDERDTLLELWEERRKQFDQCMDLQLFNRDVEQADAWMAKQEAFLSNEDTGDSMDSVEVLIKKHEDFEKSMAAQEEKIKALDEFANKLISTEHYASDDIAAKRDGVLARRNELDEKSARRRAQLEDSRKLQQFNRDADEAKAWINEKLKTASDESYKDPTNLQGKLQKHQAFEAEVTANKSRIDTVSATGKALIDGEHYSSETIQTRLTELEDLWRGLAEQSADKGLKLREANQQQQFNRGVEDVELWLEETEGHLASEDFGKDLIGVQKLIKKNNLLELDIAAHQDRIDAIESQAKEFVEADHFDAPAIKEKQESVSARYQDLQEPLAARKQKLQDSLQLQQLYRDVEDEETWIKEKEPIAASTNLGKDLTGVQNLLKKHQALQTELSGHEDRIKSVCEAAETMVGEGHYASDDIEAKVRELTDKWNAIKAKAAGRKDDLDGALQVQQYYADANEAESWMKEKEPAATSADFGKDEDSSQALLKKHEALMADIDAYGKSVDGLRDASQECKQLAGHSADDRLSAGKEFVMAMYDYKQKSPREVSMKKGEILPLLNSSNKDWWKVEAADRQGFVPSAYVKKVDPPAAAQSGGADIVDGDDSVALRQKVIDGKYERLKKAADGRRVKLEESVKRHQLSREMNELESWINEKEAVASSEELGKDLEHVEVLKKKFDDFQKDLTANETRVQEVNTMAHRLLDEGHSEAPAIMEQTENLNSRWGTLQDLADARKTNLDGAHEIQKFNRDADETKAWISEKDAAMSTDDYGRDLASVQALQRKHEGLERDLAALEEKVKTLNSDAATLVAARPASANDVKAKQAEIADAWTNLKAHAASRKKKLSDSNDLQQFLVDYRDLMAWINGINTLVSSDELAKDVGSAEALLERHQEHRSDIDAHDPSFQAFASFGQQLLSHGHYASPEIQEKLATVKSESEALERAWEARKNRLDQCLELQLFNRDAEQAETWIMQREAYLASEDMDKSLDGVEALIKKHEDFDKSLVAQEEKIAQLQESANQLIQSRHYDAPAIAERRAAVLQRWSALKAAINARRSKLGESQSLQQFQREAEEAEAWMTEKMQVACDESYKDPTNLQGKLQKHQAFEAEVSANEERIFGVITMGQGLIDNRQCAGSEAEVQKRIAALEEEWDELLGKSSEKTQKLKEANQQQQFNTGIKDFDYWLGETEALLRSEDHGKDLASVQNLLKKHQLVEADIAAHEERIRDLNSQAKQFVDAGHFDAPSIQEKQDAINKRYDMLKDLCSARRARLNDSSVLQQFFRDVDDEESWIKEKKLLTSSDDYGKDLTGVENLKKKHQRLEAELNGHEPRIKAVTETGTKLMAANHFAGPQIEARSGDLAMQWKELRSLSSVRAGKLEDSLAFQQFSASLDEEESWIHEKQALVSSEDVGDSLAAVQGLVKKHEVFETDFAVHKDRVADIEQQGDALVKQGNYQASVIKQRLGGVKLKLDSLEKAAAGRKGKLNDNWVFLQFNWKADVVESWISDKETQVKSDDFGRDLSSVQSLLAKQENFDVGLQTFANEGIHNLTSLQDELVAARHAQSSAIKRRHGDVIRRWEKLLKDSEARKGKLLRSQEQFKKLEELFLLFAKKASAFNSWFENAEEDLTDPVRCNSMEEIKALRDAHTQFIGSLSQARADYKQLAALDRQIKSYNVSTNPYTWFTMEAIDDTWENLQKIIKEREAELSKETKRQEGNDEMRKTFAQHANAFHGWLTETRAFLVEGSGSLEAQLEAVKAKVIEVRKRRDALKKIEDHGAQLEEKLILDNKYTEHTVLGLAQQWDQLDQLGMRMQHYLEQQIQARNTTGVSEEQLQEFNQAFKHFDKDGSGKLDHLEFKSCLRSLGYDLPVVEEGEADPEFEAILMHVDPNRDGHVSRQEYMAFMISRETENVESREEIVQAFRALSSEDKPFVTEGELYQALPKEQVEYLIQRMPPYVDSTGRRVPGSYDYAGFTKSMFAS; this is encoded by the exons ATGGCCGATTTGCACGTGAAAACGCTCGAGACGGCCGACGACgtggaacgtcgacgcgaacaAGTTCTCGCGCGCTACGCCCAATTCAAGGAAGCGGCTCGCGTGCGTCGCAGCAAGCTACAGGATGCGAAACGCTTGCAGCagtttcgtcgcgacgccgacgaaatcgaagcgtGGATCAACGAAAAACTCCAGACCGCCTCCGACGAATCGTACAAGGATCCGACGAACTTACAG GGAAAATTGCAAAAACATCAAGCATTCGAAGCGGAAATCGCAGCTCACAGCAATTCCATTGTTTCGCTGAACGAAACGGGCACGGAAATGATAGGGGCGGGGCATTTCGCTTCTGCTAGCATTCAG GAGAGACTAGACGCTTTGGCCCAATGGTGGGAATCGTTATTGACGCGATCGAAGGAGAAGGGAACAAAGTTGGTGTGGGCTCAAAAGCGAGTCGAGTTTATAAGAGAAGTTGAAGAACTCATGTCGTGGATATCAGATAAG GAAGCTGTTGCTAGTTCGGAGGAGTTTGGAAAAGATTTGGAGGACGTCGAAGTGTtgcagaagaaatttgacgattttcaaaaa GATTTGGCTGCGAACGAAGCGCGTGTCAGTCACGTAAATTCGGTTGCGGAAAAACTGATTGGAGAGGGGCATCCGGAAGTTGAACTGATTCAAACGAGAACGCAG GGTTTGAACGAAGCGTGGGAACGACTGAAAAAACTGGCAGCcgaaagacaagaaaaattgGCGGGATCGCACGAAGTCCAAAAATTCAATAG GGATGCCGACGAGACCAAAGCGTGGATTAGCGAAAAAGATTTGGCTTTGTCTACGGACGATTACGGTCGGGATTTGGCAAGCGTCCAAGCTCTGCAACGTAAACACGAAGGCTTGGAACGAGACTTGGCTGCACTCGAAGACAAA GTTGGGCAACTGGGCGAAGTTGCCGTGCAACTGCAGAATAGACACGCGGAAAGTGCCGATCAGATTGCAGCGAAACAGGCGGAAATTGTTGGAAATTGGGAAGCGCTCAGACATAAA GctgaaaatcgaaaaacgaAACTTGACGATTCATTCAAATTGCAAAGATTTACAGCTGATCACAG GGATCTAATATCTTGGGTGAACGACATGAGAGCTCAGCTGTCAGCCGACGAATTGGCAAGCGACGTATCGGGAGCAGAAGCCCTTCTCGAACGCCATCAAGAACACAAGGGAGAAATTGACGCGCGAGAAGACAttttcaaaacgacgactcaATTTGGGCAAGGCCTCGTCGCAGCAAATCATTACGCAGCTGAAGAAATCAAGGAAAAA TTGAGTCAGCTAAGTGACGAAAGAGATACTCTTTTGGAATTGTGGGAGGAGAGGCGAAAGCAATTTGATCAATGCATGGATTTGCAGCTGTTCAATAGAGATGTTGAGCAAGCCGACGCTTGGATGGCCAAACAAGAG GCGTTTCTTAGCAACGAGGATACCGGCGATTCGATGGACAGCGTCGAAGTGCTCATCAAGAAACACGAGGATTTTGAAAAGTCCATGGCCgctcaagaagaaaaaattaaa GCGTTAGACGAGTTTGCCAATAAGCTCATCTCCACCGAACATTACGCCTCGGACGATATTGCGGCAAAAAGAGATGGG GTATTGGCTCGGCGCAATGAGTTGGACGAGAAGTCGGCGCGGCGACGCGCTCAGCTGGAAGATTCTCGCAAGTTGCAGCAATTCAATCGCGACGCGGACGAAGCGAAGGCCTGGAtcaacgaaaaattgaaaacggcgtcggacGAATCCTACAAGGATCCGACGAATTTGCAAGGAAAACTGCAAAAGCATCAAGCGTTCGAAGCGGAAGTGACGGCGAATAAAAGTCGAATCGATACGGTCAGTGCTACGGGAAAGGCGCTCATCGACGGCGAGCACTATTCGTCGGAGACGATTCA AACTCGATTGACTGAATTGGAAGATCTGTGGCGAGGGTTGGCCGAGCAGTCGGCTGACAAAG ggtTGAAGCTGAGGGAAGCcaatcagcagcagcaattTAATCG GGGTGTCGAAGACGTGGAGTTGTGGCTGGAAGAGACAGAAGGTCACTTGGCATCAGAAGACTTTGGAAAA GATTTAATCGGAGTTCAGAAATTGATAAAGAAGAACAATCTTCTAGAGTTAGACATTGCCGCTCATCAG gATCGAATTGATGCGATTGAGAGTCAAGCGAAAGAATTTGTCGAAGCCGATCATTTCGACGCTCCGGCTATCAAAGAGAAGCAAGAAAGCGTTTCGGCTCGTTATCAAGATCTACAG GAACCGCTTGCGGCGCGAAAGCAAAAGCTTCAAGATTCTCTTCAACTCCAGCAGCTGTACagagacgtcgaagacgaagaaacttGGATTAAGGAAAAGGAACCGATTGCGGCGTCGACAAATTTGGGCAAAGATTTGACGGGCGTGCAGAATCTTCTAAAGAAACACCAGGCATTGCAA ACTGAGCTGTCTGGTCACGAAGATCGAATAAAGAGCGTTTGCGAAGCGGCAGAAACGATGGTCGGAGAGGGCCACTACGCGTCGGACGACATCGAAGCGAAAGTGCGAGAACTCACCGACAAATGGAACGCaatcaaagcgaaagcggcggGACGCAAAGACGATTTAGACGGCGCGCTTCAAGTCCAGCAATATTACGCGGACGCGAACGAGGCCGAGTCGTGgatgaaggaaaaggagccggcggcgacgagtgCCGATTTTGGAAAGGACGAGGACAGTTCGCAGGCTCTGCTCAAGAAACACGAGGCACTCATGGCCGATATTGACGCGTACGGGAAGAGCGTCGACGGACTTCGAGATGCAAGTCAAGAATGCAAG CAATTGGCTGGACATTCGGCCGACGATCGGCTCTCTGCCGGCAAAGAATTTGTCATGGCAATGTACGACTACAAGCAAAAGAGCCCGCGAGAAGTTTCCATGAAAAAAGGCGAGATCCTGCCGCTGCTGAATTCCTCCAATAAAGATTGGTGGAAAGTGGAAGCGGCCGATCGGCAGGGATTCGTTCCGTCGGCTTACGTCAAAAAAGTGGATCCGCCGGCAGCCGCTCAGTCTGGAGGAGCCGATATAGTAGACGGGGACGATAGCGTTGCTCTGAGGCAGAAAGTCATTGACGGAAAATACGAGAGATTGAAAAAGGCGGCGGACGGGAGACGAGTCAAATTGGAGGAATCGGTGAAAAGGCATCAACTGAGTCGGGAGATGAATGAGCTGGAATCTTGGATTAATGAAAAG GAGGCCGTGGCGAGTTCGGAAGAGTTAGGAAAGGATCTCGAGCACGTGGAAGTGctcaagaagaaattcgacgattttcaaaaagacttgaCGGCGAATGAAACTCGCGTTCAAGAGGTGAACACCATGGCTCATCGTCTGTTGGACGAGGGACACTCGGAAGCGCCGGCCATCATGGAACAAACAGAG AATCTGAATTCTCGTTGGGGAACCCTGCAAGATTTGGCCGACGCTCGCAAGACGAACTTGGACGGGGCTCACGAAATCCAGAAATTCAatcgcgacgccgacgaaacgaaggCGTGGATTAGCGAGAAAGACGCCGCAATGTCGACGGACGACTACGGCCGAGACTTGGCCAGTGTCCAAGCTCTTCAACGAAAGCACGAAGGCTTAGAAAGAGATCTCGCTGCcttggaagaaaaa gtgAAAACTTTGAATAGTGATGCTGCCACTCTTGTTGCCGCTCGACCCGCTTCTGCGAATGATGTCAAAGCGAAACAGGCGGAAATTGCCGATGCCTGGACCAATCTTAAGGCTCAC GCTGCGtcgaggaaaaagaagttgAGCGATTCAAATGATCTCCAGCAGTTCCTCGTCGACTATAGAGATCTGATGGCGTGGATTAATGGAATCAATACGTTGGTTTCGTCGGACGAATTGGCGAAGGACGTAGGAAGTGCCGAGGCTCTATTGGAAAGGCATCAG GAACATCGGAGCGATATTGACGCTCATGATCCGAGTTTTCAGGCGTTTGCTTCGTTTGGACAGCAGCTCTTGTCTCACGGCCACTACGCGAGTCCGGAGATTCAGGAGAAATTGGCGACCGTGAAATCGGAGAGCGAAGCTCTTGAAAG AGCGTGGGAAGCGAGAAAAAACCGTTTGGATCAGTGTTTGGAATTACAG TTGTTCAATCGAGATGCGGAGCAGGCGGAGACGTGGATCATGCAGAGGGAAGCCTATTTGGCCAGCGAGGACATGGACAAGTCGTTGGACGGCGTCGAAGCTCTTATCAAAAAGCACGAGGACTTTGACAAGTCTCTCGTGGCTCAG GAGGAGAAGATAGCACAATTGCAGGAATCTGCGAACCAGTTAATCCAGTCAAGGCATTACGACGCTCCGGCTATAGCGGAAAGAAGAGCGGCTGTTCTCCAAAG GTGGTCCGCATTGAAAGCGGCTATCAACGCTCGCCGTTCCAAACTGGGCGAGTCTCAATCGTTGCAGCAGTTCCAGagagaagcggaagaagcgGAGGCGTGGATGACGGAAAAGATGCAAGTCGCCTGCGACGAATCGTACAAGGATCCGACGAATCTCCAAGGAAAATTGCAAAAACACCAGGCCTTCGAAGCGGAAGTCTCGGCCAACGAAGAACGAATATTCGGAGTGATAACGATGGGCCAAG gtCTTATTGATAATCGTCAGTGTGCTGGAAGTGAAGCAGAAGTGCAGAAGCGGATCGCCGCCTTGGAAGAAGAGTGGGACGAGCTGCTCGGCAAATCATCGGAAAAAACTCAAAAACTCAAAGAAGCcaatcagcagcagcaattCAACACGGGCATTAAAGATTTTGATTATTGGCTAGGAGAA ACTGAAGCGTTGCTGAGATCGGAAGATCACGGAAAAGATTTGGCGAGCGTTCAAAATCTTCTCAAAAAACATCaactcgtcgaagcggaTATAGCAGCACATGAA gaaAGAATACGCGATCTAAATTCCCAAGCGAAGCAGTTCGTAGACGCGGGCCACTTCGACGCGCCGAGCATTCAAGAGAAGCAGGATGCCATCAATAAACGTTATGACAT GTTAAAGGATCTGTGCTCtgcgagaagagcgagacTAAACGACTCGAGCGTTCTGCAGCAATTCttccgcgacgtcgacgacgaggagtcGTGgatcaaagagaagaagctaTTGACTAGCTCGGACGACTACGGCAAGGACTTGACGGGCGTCGAGAATCTCAAGAAGAAGCATCAACGACTCGAAGCCGAATTGAACGGTCACGAACCAAGAATCAAG GCTGTGACTGAAACTGGGACTAAACTGATGGCAGCCAATCATTTTGCCGGACCTCAGATTGAAGCGCGATCTGGCGATCTTGCAATGCAGTGGAAGGAATTGAGAAGTTTGTCTTCTGTTCG AGCCGGGAAATTGGAAGATTCGTTGGCGTTTCAGCAATTTAGCGCCAGTCTGGACGAGGAAGAGTCGTGGATTCACGAGAAACAAGCCCTTGTCTCGAGCGAAGACGTGGGAGACTCTCTCGCTGCCGTTCAG GGTCTGGTGAAGAAACACGAAGTTTTCGAAACCGATTTCGCCGTTCACAAAGACAGAGTTGCGGACATCGAGCAGCAGGGAGACGCTCTTGTCAAACAG GGAAATTATCAAGCGTCCGTTATCAAGCAAAGACTCGGCGGAGTCAAG ttgaaaTTGGACAGCCTGGAAAAGGCGGCGGCTGGCCGGAAAGGAAAATTGAACGACAATTGGGTGTTCTTGCAATTCAATTGGAAagctgacgtcgttgagTCGTGGATCT CTGATAAAGAGACTCAAGTGAAATCCGACGACTTCGGCAGAGACCTGTCTTCAGTTCAATCTTTACTTGCCAAACAG GAAAATTTCGACGTTGGGCTACAAACGTTTGCTAACGAGGGTATTCacaatttgacgtcgctgCAGGATGAACTGGTCGCAGCGCGGCACGCTCAATCGTCTGCAATCAAGCGAAGACACGGGGACGTCATTAGAAG GTGGGAGAAATTGCTGAAAGACTCCGAAGCGAGAAAAGGAAAGCTTCTTCGCTCTCAGGAGCAATTCAAAAAG CTGGAGGAGCTCTTTCTTTTattcgcgaaaaaagcgtCAGCTTTCAATAGCTGGTTTGAAAACGCGGAAGAAGATCTGACCGATCCTGTTCGCTGCAATTCGATGGAAGAAATCAAG GCGCTTCGAGATGCTCACACGCAGTTCATTGGCTCTCTCAGCCAAGCGAGAGCCGACTACAAACAACTGGCAGCTCTCGATCGTCAGATAAAGAGCTACAACGTTTCTACGAATCC ATACACGTGGTTTACAATGGAAGCGATTGACGATACGTGGGAAAATCTTCAGAAAATCATCAAGGAACGCGAAGCGGAGTTGAGCAAGGAGACGAAACGGCAGGagggaaacgacgaaatgcgAAAGACGTTCGCTCAGCATGCCAACGCTTTTCACGGATGGCTAACGGAAACGCGAGCTTTTCTAGTCGAAGGATCCGGATCCCTTGAAGCTCAGCTAGAAGCCGTTAAG GCTAAGGTGATTGAAGTAAGGAAGCGTCGAGATgctttgaagaaaattgaagatCACGGAGCTCAACTAGAAGAAAAGCTTATTTTAGATAACAA ATATACGGAACACACAGTTTTGGGTTTGGCTCAGCAATGGGATCAGCTCGATCAATTGGGAATGCGAATGCAGCATTACTTGGAACAACAGATTCAAGCTCGAAACACGACTGGCGTGTCGGAAGAGCAACTGCAGGAATTTAACCAGGCGTTCAA GCATTTTGATAAGGACGGGTCTGGCAAATTGGACCATCTCGAATTTAAGTCGTGCCTTCGTTCGCTCGGATACGATTTGCCCGTCGTGGAAGAGGGAGAAGCCGATCCGGAATTTGAAGCGATTCTCATGCACGTGGATCCCAACAG GGACGGGCACGTTAGCAGGCAAGAATACATGGCATTTATGATCAGTCGCGAGACGGAGAACGTGGAATCGAGGGAGGAAATTGTGCAGGCGTTCCGCG